One genomic region from Streptomyces sp. NBC_01431 encodes:
- the hisD gene encoding histidinol dehydrogenase encodes MISRIDLRGNTLPEGGALRDLLPRAEFDVEAALEKVRPICEDVHHRGTAALIEYAEKFDGVRLTEVRVPAEALKEALEQLDPQVRAALEESIRRARIVHREQRRAEHTTQVVPGGTVTEKWVPVERVGLYAPGGRSVYPSSVIMNAVPAQEAGVPSIALASPPQKEFGGLPHPTILAACALLGVDEVYAAGGAQAVAMFAYGTSGPDGCAPANMVTGPGNIWVAAAKRYFTGRIGIDTEAGPTEIAVLADDTADPVHVAADLISQAEHDPLAAAVLVTDSLALAEAVEKELAPQVAATKHIEDRIKPALAGRQSAIVLVDSLEDGLKVVDAYGAEHLEVQTADAAAVAGRVRNAGAIFVGPWAPVSLGDYCAGSNHVLPTGGCACHSSGLSVQSFLRGIHIVDYTRDALAEVAHHVVTLAEAEDLPAHGAALKARFGWKVPQQ; translated from the coding sequence GTGATCTCCCGAATCGATCTGCGCGGCAACACCCTCCCCGAGGGTGGCGCCCTGCGCGACCTGCTGCCCCGTGCCGAGTTCGACGTGGAAGCCGCCCTGGAGAAGGTGCGGCCCATCTGCGAGGACGTGCATCATCGCGGCACGGCGGCGCTCATCGAGTACGCGGAGAAGTTCGACGGCGTGCGCCTCACCGAGGTGCGGGTGCCCGCCGAGGCGCTCAAGGAAGCCCTGGAACAGCTCGACCCGCAGGTCAGGGCCGCTCTGGAGGAGTCGATCCGGCGCGCCCGCATCGTCCACCGCGAGCAGCGCCGCGCCGAGCACACCACGCAGGTCGTGCCCGGTGGCACCGTGACCGAGAAGTGGGTGCCGGTCGAGCGCGTGGGTCTGTACGCACCCGGCGGCCGTTCGGTCTACCCCTCCTCCGTGATCATGAACGCGGTCCCGGCGCAGGAGGCGGGCGTGCCCTCGATCGCGCTGGCCTCCCCGCCGCAGAAGGAGTTCGGCGGTCTGCCGCACCCCACGATCCTGGCGGCCTGCGCGCTGCTCGGCGTCGACGAGGTGTACGCGGCGGGCGGCGCCCAGGCCGTCGCGATGTTCGCGTACGGCACCTCGGGGCCCGACGGATGTGCGCCCGCGAACATGGTGACCGGCCCCGGCAACATCTGGGTCGCGGCCGCCAAGCGCTACTTCACCGGCCGCATCGGCATCGACACCGAAGCCGGCCCGACCGAGATCGCCGTGCTCGCCGACGACACCGCCGACCCGGTGCACGTCGCCGCCGACCTGATCAGCCAGGCCGAGCACGACCCGCTGGCCGCCGCCGTCCTGGTCACCGACTCCCTCGCGCTCGCCGAAGCCGTCGAGAAGGAGCTGGCGCCGCAGGTCGCCGCGACCAAGCACATCGAGGACCGGATCAAGCCGGCGCTGGCCGGGCGTCAGTCCGCGATCGTCCTGGTCGACTCGCTCGAAGACGGCCTCAAGGTGGTCGATGCGTACGGCGCCGAGCACCTTGAGGTCCAGACCGCCGACGCCGCGGCCGTCGCCGGCCGGGTCCGCAACGCGGGCGCGATCTTCGTCGGCCCCTGGGCCCCGGTCTCGCTCGGCGACTACTGCGCGGGCTCCAACCACGTGCTGCCCACCGGCGGCTGCGCCTGCCACTCCTCGGGCCTGTCGGTGCAGTCCTTCCTGCGCGGCATCCACATCGTCGACTACACGCGCGACGCGCTCGCCGAGGTCGCCCACCACGTGGTGACCCTCGCCGAGGCCGAGGACCTGCCCGCGCACGGGGCGGCGCTCAAGGCTCGTTTCGGATGGAAGGTGCCGCAACAGTGA
- a CDS encoding histidinol-phosphate transaminase — translation MTGFGIDDLPVRDELRGKSPYGAPQLDTPVQLNTNENPYPLPEPLVARIAERVAEAARSLNRYPDRDAVELRTELAKYLTRTGKHPVAVENVWAANGSNEVIQQLLQTFGGPGRTAIGFEPSYSMHALIARGTGTGWISGPRNEDFTIDLAAAERAIAEHRPDVVFITSPNNPTGTAVAAETVLALYEAAQAAKPSMVIVDEAYVEFSHRDSLLPLVEGRPNMVVSRTMSKAFGAAGLRLGYLAAHPAVVDAVQLVRLPYHLSAVTQATALAALEHTDTLLGYVEQLKKERDRLVAELRAIGYEVTESDANFVQFGRFPDAHTAWQQILDRGVLVRDNGVPGWLRVTAGTPSENDAFLDAVRQLKKEQSA, via the coding sequence GTGACCGGCTTCGGCATCGACGACCTCCCCGTGCGGGACGAGTTGCGCGGCAAGTCCCCTTACGGCGCACCCCAGTTGGACACCCCCGTCCAGCTGAACACCAACGAGAACCCGTACCCGCTGCCGGAGCCGCTGGTGGCGCGGATCGCCGAGCGGGTCGCCGAGGCGGCCCGGAGCCTCAACCGCTACCCGGACCGGGACGCGGTCGAGCTGCGCACCGAGCTCGCCAAGTACCTCACCCGCACCGGCAAGCACCCGGTCGCGGTCGAGAACGTGTGGGCGGCCAACGGGTCCAACGAGGTCATCCAGCAACTGCTCCAGACCTTCGGCGGCCCCGGCCGCACCGCGATCGGCTTCGAGCCCTCGTACTCGATGCACGCGCTGATCGCCCGCGGCACCGGTACCGGCTGGATCTCGGGCCCGCGCAACGAGGACTTCACCATCGACCTCGCGGCGGCCGAGCGGGCCATCGCCGAGCACCGGCCGGACGTCGTCTTCATCACCTCGCCCAACAACCCGACGGGCACCGCGGTCGCCGCCGAGACGGTCCTCGCGCTGTACGAGGCCGCGCAGGCCGCGAAGCCCTCGATGGTGATCGTGGACGAGGCGTACGTCGAGTTCAGCCACCGCGACTCGCTGCTCCCGCTCGTCGAGGGCCGCCCGAACATGGTCGTCTCGCGGACCATGTCGAAGGCCTTCGGCGCGGCGGGCCTGCGCCTTGGCTACCTCGCCGCGCACCCGGCGGTGGTGGACGCGGTACAGCTCGTGCGGCTGCCCTACCACCTGTCCGCCGTCACCCAGGCGACCGCGCTGGCGGCCCTGGAGCACACCGACACGCTGCTCGGCTACGTCGAGCAGCTGAAGAAGGAGCGGGACCGGCTGGTCGCCGAGTTGCGCGCGATCGGCTACGAGGTGACCGAATCGGACGCCAACTTCGTCCAGTTCGGCCGCTTCCCGGACGCGCACACCGCCTGGCAGCAGATCCTCGACCGGGGCGTCCTGGTCCGTGACAACGGGGTGCCGGGGTGGCTGCGCGTCACCGCGGGGACCCCCTCGGAGAACGACGCGTTCCTCGACGCGGTCCGTCAACTCAAGAAGGAGCAGAGCGCATGA
- the hisB gene encoding imidazoleglycerol-phosphate dehydratase HisB: protein MSRVGRVERTTKETSVLVEIDLDGTGKVDVSTGVGFYDHMLDQLGRHGLFDLTVKTDGDLHIDTHHTIEDTALALGAAFKQALGDKVGIYRFGNCTVPLDESLAQVTVDLSGRPYLVHTEPENMAPMIGEYDTTMTRHIFESFVAQAQVALHIHVPYGRNAHHIVECQFKALARALRYASERDPRAAGILPSTKGAL from the coding sequence ATGAGCCGCGTTGGCAGGGTGGAACGCACCACCAAGGAGACCTCCGTCCTCGTGGAGATCGACCTGGACGGCACCGGCAAGGTCGACGTGTCGACGGGCGTCGGCTTCTACGACCACATGCTCGACCAGCTCGGCCGCCACGGCCTGTTCGACCTCACGGTCAAGACCGACGGCGACCTGCACATCGACACCCACCACACCATCGAGGACACGGCCCTCGCGCTCGGTGCCGCCTTCAAGCAGGCGCTCGGCGACAAGGTGGGCATCTACCGCTTCGGCAACTGCACCGTCCCGCTGGACGAGTCGCTCGCCCAGGTCACCGTCGACCTCTCCGGCCGCCCCTACCTCGTGCACACCGAGCCCGAGAACATGGCGCCGATGATCGGCGAGTACGACACCACGATGACCCGGCACATCTTCGAGTCCTTCGTGGCCCAGGCACAGGTCGCGCTGCACATTCACGTACCGTACGGACGCAATGCGCACCACATCGTGGAGTGTCAGTTCAAGGCGCTGGCGCGCGCACTGCGCTATGCCTCGGAGCGTGACCCGCGCGCTGCCGGAATCCTTCCTTCCACCAAGGGTGCGCTGTAA
- the hisH gene encoding imidazole glycerol phosphate synthase subunit HisH — protein MSGSARKVVVFDYGFGNVRSAERALAHVGADVEITRDYDKAMNADGLLVPGVGAFSACMKGLREARGDWIVGRRLSGGRPVMGICVGMQILFERGIEHGVETEGLDEWPGVVEPLKAPIVPHMGWNTVEAPKDSELFAGLDTEARFYFVHSYAVHDWSLEVTNPKIRAPRVTWATHGERFVAAVENGALWATQFHPEKSGDAGAQLLTNWIGTL, from the coding sequence ATGAGCGGATCCGCGAGGAAGGTCGTCGTCTTCGACTACGGCTTCGGGAACGTCCGGTCCGCCGAGCGCGCCCTGGCCCACGTCGGCGCCGACGTCGAGATCACCCGCGACTACGACAAGGCCATGAACGCCGACGGCCTGCTCGTCCCCGGCGTCGGTGCCTTCTCCGCCTGCATGAAGGGGCTGCGCGAGGCCCGCGGCGACTGGATCGTCGGGCGCCGGCTGTCCGGCGGCCGCCCGGTCATGGGCATCTGCGTCGGCATGCAGATCCTCTTCGAGCGCGGCATCGAGCACGGCGTCGAGACCGAGGGCCTGGACGAGTGGCCCGGCGTGGTCGAGCCGCTCAAGGCCCCGATCGTGCCGCACATGGGCTGGAACACCGTCGAGGCGCCGAAGGACAGCGAGCTGTTCGCGGGCCTGGACACCGAGGCCCGCTTCTACTTCGTGCACTCCTACGCCGTGCACGACTGGAGCCTCGAAGTCACCAACCCCAAGATCCGCGCACCCCGCGTCACCTGGGCCACCCATGGCGAACGGTTCGTCGCCGCGGTGGAGAACGGTGCGCTGTGGGCCACCCAGTTCCACCCCGAGAAGTCCGGCGACGCCGGAGCCCAGCTGCTGACCAACTGGATCGGAACCCTGTAA
- the priA gene encoding bifunctional 1-(5-phosphoribosyl)-5-((5-phosphoribosylamino)methylideneamino)imidazole-4-carboxamide isomerase/phosphoribosylanthranilate isomerase PriA yields MAAKLELLPAVDVRDGQAVRLVHGESGSETSYGSPLEAALAWQRSGAEWLHLVDLDAAFGTGDNRALIAEVAGAMDIKVELSGGIRDDASLAAALATGCTRVNLGTAALETPEWVAKVIAEYGDRIAVGLDVRGTTLRGRGWTRDGGDLYETLARLDSEGCARYVVTDIAKDGTLQGPNLELLRDVCAATDKPVVASGGVSCLDDLRAISSLVPAGVEGAIVGKALYAKAFTLEDALKAVSA; encoded by the coding sequence ATGGCTGCCAAGCTCGAACTCCTCCCCGCCGTGGACGTCCGCGACGGCCAGGCCGTCCGACTCGTCCACGGCGAGTCCGGTTCGGAGACCTCCTACGGCTCCCCCCTGGAGGCGGCCCTCGCCTGGCAGCGCTCCGGCGCCGAGTGGCTGCACCTGGTCGACCTGGACGCCGCGTTCGGCACCGGCGACAACCGCGCGCTGATCGCCGAGGTCGCGGGCGCCATGGACATCAAGGTGGAGCTGTCCGGCGGCATCCGCGACGACGCCTCGCTGGCCGCCGCGCTCGCCACCGGCTGCACCCGCGTCAACCTCGGCACCGCGGCACTGGAGACCCCCGAGTGGGTCGCCAAGGTCATCGCCGAGTACGGCGACCGGATCGCGGTCGGCCTGGACGTACGCGGCACGACGCTGCGCGGCCGCGGCTGGACCCGCGACGGCGGCGACCTGTACGAGACCCTGGCGCGCCTGGACTCCGAGGGCTGCGCGCGTTACGTCGTCACCGACATCGCCAAGGACGGCACGCTCCAGGGCCCCAACCTGGAACTCCTTCGCGACGTGTGCGCGGCGACCGACAAGCCGGTGGTGGCGTCCGGCGGGGTGTCCTGTCTGGACGACCTGCGGGCCATCTCCTCGCTCGTCCCGGCCGGTGTCGAGGGCGCGATCGTCGGCAAGGCCCTGTACGCGAAGGCCTTCACCCTGGAAGACGCGCTGAAGGCGGTCTCCGCATGA
- a CDS encoding RidA family protein gives MSHEVRKVSSGAPLEERFGYSRAVELPNGLVLVAGCTSTVNGRIDEGGPHQQTVTAFGVAIKALEGLGLGREDIVRTRMYLSHARDVEEVGRAHKELFDDVRPAASMLIVSGFVDPSLVVEVEVEAYRGGSAS, from the coding sequence ATGAGCCACGAGGTTCGCAAGGTCTCCTCCGGCGCCCCCCTGGAGGAGCGCTTCGGCTACTCCCGCGCCGTGGAACTCCCCAACGGCCTTGTCCTGGTGGCCGGTTGCACGTCGACGGTCAACGGCCGCATCGACGAGGGCGGCCCCCACCAGCAGACGGTCACCGCGTTCGGCGTCGCCATCAAGGCACTTGAGGGCCTGGGCCTGGGCCGCGAGGACATCGTGCGCACCCGGATGTACCTCTCGCACGCGCGGGACGTGGAAGAGGTGGGCCGCGCCCACAAGGAGTTGTTCGACGACGTGCGCCCGGCGGCCTCGATGCTGATCGTGTCGGGTTTCGTGGACCCGAGCCTGGTGGTCGAGGTAGAGGTCGAGGCGTACCGGGGAGGTTCGGCGTCATGA
- the hisF gene encoding imidazole glycerol phosphate synthase subunit HisF, which yields MTLAVRVIPCLDVDNGRVVKGVNFQNLRDAGDPVEMAKLYDAEGADELTFLDITASSGNRETTYDVVRRTAEQVFIPLTVGGGVRSADDVDKLLRAGADKVGVNTAAIARPDLIREIAERFGRQVLVLSVDARRTASGSFEVTTHGGRRSAGIDAVEWAHRAAELGAGEILLNSMDADGTKDGYDTEMIAAVRRHVSVPVIASGGAGRLEHFPPAIAAGADAVLAASVFHFGELRIAEVKETLAKAGHPVR from the coding sequence ATGACCCTGGCGGTACGCGTGATCCCCTGCCTGGACGTGGACAACGGCCGGGTCGTCAAGGGCGTCAACTTCCAGAACCTGCGCGATGCGGGCGACCCGGTCGAGATGGCCAAGCTGTACGACGCCGAGGGCGCGGACGAGCTGACGTTCCTGGACATCACGGCGTCGTCCGGCAACCGCGAGACGACGTATGACGTGGTGCGCCGCACGGCGGAGCAGGTCTTCATCCCGCTGACGGTCGGCGGCGGCGTACGCAGCGCCGACGACGTCGACAAGCTCCTGCGGGCGGGTGCGGACAAGGTGGGTGTGAACACGGCCGCCATCGCCCGCCCCGACCTGATCCGCGAGATCGCGGAGCGCTTCGGCCGCCAGGTGCTGGTCCTCTCCGTCGACGCCCGCCGCACCGCGTCCGGCTCCTTCGAGGTGACGACCCACGGCGGGCGCAGGTCCGCCGGGATCGACGCGGTCGAATGGGCGCACCGGGCGGCCGAGTTGGGGGCGGGGGAGATCCTGCTCAACTCGATGGACGCGGACGGGACGAAGGACGGCTACGACACCGAGATGATCGCGGCGGTCCGCCGCCACGTCAGCGTGCCGGTGATCGCGTCCGGCGGCGCGGGCCGCCTGGAGCACTTCCCGCCCGCGATCGCGGCGGGCGCGGACGCGGTGCTGGCCGCGTCAGTGTTCCACTTCGGCGAGCTGCGGATCGCGGAGGTCAAGGAAACCCTGGCGAAGGCGGGCCACCCGGTCCGCTGA
- a CDS encoding ArsR/SmtB family transcription factor, which translates to MTAKEPRRITDVDTLKAFGHPLRMKLYRALFVARTATASQLAEQVDEAVSLVSYHLRKLADHGLIEAAEPQGADGRERWWQTSSQGLSFRQEDFRDAPEKAAAHASVTRLIFQQRSDSYLRYLDEAQAWPDEWKNAASSSDSVARLSARELAALTDEILALIRRYDEQGRAAEAGGDGEGRENVALHLYGFPFRA; encoded by the coding sequence ATGACAGCGAAGGAACCCCGCAGGATCACCGACGTGGACACATTGAAGGCGTTCGGTCATCCCCTGCGCATGAAGCTGTACCGGGCCCTGTTCGTGGCCCGCACGGCCACCGCCTCCCAGCTCGCCGAGCAGGTCGACGAGGCGGTCTCGCTGGTCAGCTACCACCTGCGCAAGCTCGCCGACCACGGTCTGATCGAAGCGGCCGAACCGCAGGGCGCGGACGGCCGCGAGCGCTGGTGGCAGACGAGCTCACAGGGGTTGAGCTTCCGGCAGGAGGACTTCCGGGACGCCCCCGAGAAGGCCGCCGCGCACGCCTCGGTCACCCGGCTGATCTTCCAGCAGCGCAGCGACAGCTACCTCCGCTATCTGGACGAGGCGCAGGCCTGGCCCGACGAGTGGAAGAACGCCGCCTCCAGCTCCGATTCGGTGGCCCGGCTCAGCGCCCGGGAACTCGCCGCGCTCACCGACGAGATCCTCGCCCTGATCCGGAGGTACGACGAACAGGGCCGGGCTGCCGAGGCCGGCGGTGACGGCGAGGGACGCGAGAACGTCGCCCTGCACCTGTACGGCTTTCCCTTCCGCGCCTGA
- a CDS encoding MFS transporter → MSATLTAPTAPAERAAHRDGNVLRWLGAYTSSLVGDSVYYMALSWAAAQSGSAAQAGLVLAVGAVPRALLMLGGGVVADRFGPRRVVIASDAVRCVVILAMAAALLLASPGLWLLISVALVFGAVDAVFLPAVGALPPRITGTGQLARIQGLKGLAARIATITGAPLGGLAVALGGSAAAFAAAGALFAVSTALLTGVRIAAASADGAKDRGAAGRELVDGLRYVRGHPVLFPLMLVIAIGELGFAGPLNIGLTLLAEERGWGAAGMGWIVAAFGTGAGLVSLMLSVRGRVPRAGLVLPASLLGGVASIAGLAYAPSVLLAATAGLFIGLLAGLSGALCGALLQLATDQAYLGRVSSVSALFTLGVAPLSYPVTGAAIGAWGTTPVFLVSAGVCATGALIGLASANLRRAELPR, encoded by the coding sequence ATGAGCGCCACCCTCACGGCCCCGACAGCCCCCGCCGAGCGCGCCGCGCACCGGGACGGAAACGTGCTGCGCTGGCTCGGCGCCTACACGTCCTCGCTGGTTGGCGACAGCGTGTACTACATGGCGCTGTCCTGGGCGGCCGCCCAGTCCGGCAGCGCCGCCCAGGCGGGCCTGGTGCTCGCCGTGGGCGCCGTTCCGCGGGCGCTGCTGATGCTCGGCGGGGGAGTCGTCGCCGACCGGTTCGGGCCGCGCCGGGTCGTCATCGCGAGCGACGCCGTGCGCTGCGTGGTGATCCTGGCGATGGCCGCGGCCCTGCTCCTCGCCAGCCCCGGCCTGTGGCTGCTCATCTCGGTGGCCCTGGTGTTCGGGGCGGTGGACGCGGTGTTCCTGCCGGCTGTGGGCGCACTGCCGCCGCGCATCACCGGGACGGGCCAGCTGGCCCGCATCCAGGGTCTGAAGGGCCTCGCCGCCCGCATCGCCACCATCACAGGTGCCCCGCTCGGCGGTCTCGCCGTGGCACTCGGCGGCTCGGCCGCGGCCTTCGCCGCGGCCGGTGCGCTGTTCGCCGTCTCCACCGCGCTGCTGACCGGAGTGCGCATCGCCGCGGCGTCGGCCGACGGCGCCAAGGACAGGGGCGCGGCGGGCCGCGAACTCGTGGACGGGCTGCGCTACGTCCGCGGCCACCCCGTCCTCTTCCCGCTGATGCTGGTCATCGCCATCGGCGAGCTGGGCTTCGCGGGGCCGCTCAACATCGGGCTCACCCTGCTTGCCGAGGAGCGCGGCTGGGGCGCCGCCGGCATGGGGTGGATCGTCGCCGCGTTCGGTACGGGTGCGGGCCTCGTGTCGCTGATGCTCTCGGTCCGCGGCCGGGTCCCGCGCGCCGGGCTCGTCCTGCCGGCGTCCCTGCTCGGCGGCGTGGCGTCCATTGCGGGCCTCGCCTACGCTCCCTCGGTGCTGCTCGCCGCCACCGCCGGACTCTTCATCGGTCTGCTCGCCGGGCTGAGCGGCGCCCTGTGCGGGGCGCTGCTCCAGCTGGCCACCGACCAGGCCTACCTCGGCCGGGTCAGCTCGGTGTCCGCCCTTTTCACCCTCGGCGTCGCGCCGCTCAGCTACCCGGTGACGGGCGCCGCGATCGGCGCCTGGGGGACGACGCCCGTCTTCCTGGTCAGCGCCGGGGTGTGCGCGACGGGAGCCCTGATCGGCCTGGCTTCCGCGAACCTGCGCCGCGCCGAGCTCCCCCGATAG
- a CDS encoding TIGR03085 family metal-binding protein, with amino-acid sequence MSTHAKRERLLLADLLESAGPEAPTLCEGWTTRELAAHVVVRERRLDAAGGILIPALKSRLDRVQAEFAAKPYEELIQLIRTGPPKYSPYNLKQVDEGANAVEFYVHSEDVRRAQPDWTPRELDPVFSDALWSRLEKAARLMGRKSPVGIVLRRPDGQTAVAHKGTPVVTVTGEPGELTLFASGRQEAAQVEIEGEKDATTRAIEAKLGF; translated from the coding sequence ATGTCGACCCATGCCAAGCGTGAACGGCTTCTGCTCGCCGACCTGTTGGAGTCCGCGGGCCCCGAGGCCCCCACCCTCTGCGAGGGCTGGACCACCCGGGAACTCGCGGCCCACGTCGTGGTGCGCGAACGGCGCCTGGACGCCGCGGGCGGGATACTGATCCCCGCGCTGAAGAGCCGCCTCGACCGGGTCCAGGCGGAATTCGCCGCCAAGCCGTACGAGGAACTGATCCAGCTGATCCGCACGGGCCCGCCGAAGTACTCCCCGTACAACCTCAAGCAGGTGGACGAGGGTGCCAACGCGGTGGAGTTCTACGTCCACTCCGAGGACGTCCGCCGGGCCCAGCCGGACTGGACGCCCCGCGAACTCGACCCGGTGTTCTCGGACGCGCTGTGGTCCCGCCTGGAGAAGGCGGCCCGGCTGATGGGCCGCAAGTCGCCGGTCGGCATCGTGCTGCGCCGCCCGGACGGCCAGACCGCGGTGGCGCACAAGGGCACCCCGGTGGTGACGGTGACCGGCGAGCCGGGCGAACTGACACTGTTCGCGTCCGGCCGCCAGGAGGCGGCGCAGGTCGAGATCGAGGGCGAGAAGGACGCCACGACACGAGCGATCGAGGCCAAGCTGGGGTTCTGA
- the hisI gene encoding phosphoribosyl-AMP cyclohydrolase: protein MTSNLDPAIAARLKRSADGLVPAIAQQYDTGEVLMLGWMDDEALHRTLTTGRCTYWSRSRQEYWVKGDTSGHVQHVKSVALDCDADTILVKVDQVGAACHTGDRTCFDADVLDLGK, encoded by the coding sequence ATGACCAGCAATCTCGACCCCGCCATCGCCGCCCGCCTCAAGCGGAGCGCCGACGGTCTGGTCCCGGCCATCGCCCAGCAGTACGACACCGGTGAGGTGCTCATGCTCGGCTGGATGGACGACGAGGCCCTGCACCGCACCCTGACCACCGGCCGGTGCACCTACTGGTCGCGCAGCCGCCAGGAGTACTGGGTCAAGGGCGACACCTCCGGGCACGTCCAGCACGTGAAGTCGGTCGCGCTCGACTGCGACGCCGACACGATTCTGGTCAAGGTCGACCAGGTGGGCGCGGCCTGCCACACGGGTGACCGCACCTGCTTCGACGCCGACGTACTCGACCTCGGGAAGTAG